In a genomic window of Heterodontus francisci isolate sHetFra1 chromosome 21, sHetFra1.hap1, whole genome shotgun sequence:
- the LOC137381032 gene encoding probable G-protein coupled receptor 139, whose product MAVADLLVVITDPILKWIPVIYFPGSFLLITPICRSIRFLIFATTMVSVWLTVAFSFDRFVIICGEKLKTKYCTERTAAVVIGTVSVLCSLEIVPWYFIYEPKYIIDNVPWRCIIKQSYYTFPAWTAFELFHRILAPCVPFFLILLLNVLTVRRILAASRARKGLRGLSSGENHNDPEMENRKKSIILLFSISGSFVLLWTTQVLFYIYQRITKLYPPSADDPLYITEFTSVMLQLLSSCTNTCIYAVTQTKFRQELKKLLKYPRNLIVKLVKS is encoded by the coding sequence atggcagtggccgatCTCCTGGTCGTCATCACAGATCCCATATTGAAGTGGATTCCGGTGATTTATTTCCCTGGTTCATTCCTGCTTATTACTCCCATCTGCAGATCAATTCggttcctgatttttgcaaccacaatggtttctgtttggctgacagtcgctttctcctttgatcgatttgtaatcATTTGTGGTGAGAAgctgaagacaaaatattgcacggagagaacagcggctgtggttattggaacagtgagtgtgctgtgttCTTTAGAAATTGTTCCCtggtactttatatatgaacctaaatatataattgataatgttccctggcgCTGTATCATTAAACAGAGCTACTATACTTTCCCCGCATGGACTGCGTTTGAGTTGTTTCACCGCATTTTAGCTCCTTGTGTCccattctttctgattttgctgctcaatgttctgacggtcagacgtattttagcgGCCAGTAGAGCCCGCAAAGgactccggggcctcagcagtggagagaatcacaatgacccagagatggagaatcgaaagaaatccatcattttactgtttagtatatctggcagctTTGTACTGTTATGGACGACGCAGGTtttattttacatctatcagcgaattacaaaactaTATCCTCCCTCCGCCGATGACCCACTTTATATCACAGAATTCACATcagtaatgctgcagcttctcagttcctgcaccaacacgtgtatttatgctgtgacccaaactaaattcagacaggagctgaagaagctcCTGAAATACCCACGcaatctaattgttaaattagttaagtCCTAG